AAGATCCTTTTCAATAAAGCGTGTCACACTTTTCAGAACACGTTCGCCCGCACGTTTTGATTTCACATAGATGACAAAGTCATCAGCGTAACGAACAAATTGATGGCCTCTTTTCTCAAGTTCTTTATCCAGTTCATGTAAGTAAACGTTGCAGAGAAGGGGCGATAGGACCGCTCCTTGAGGTGCGCCGGTCTTTCTTTCTACGTATTCGCCAGACAGATCAATAACACCACTCATCAAGAACTTACGAATAACCTTGAGAATCGCTTTATCTTGAATGAATTGTTCCAAATGGTACATGAGTTTATCATGGTTCAACGTATCAAAACATTGCTTCAGATCACAATCGACCACAACTCTATAGCCTTCCTCATAATAGGCAACGCATTGTTTCAAAGCTGTGTGCGTTCCTTTATTTAGACGGAAGCCATGACTTTGGGGTAGGAAATGGGGGTCAATAATGGGTTCAATCACTTGTCGGATCGCTTGTTGGACCACTCGGTCTCGCGCACAAGGAATTCCTAGCTTACGCTTATCGCCATTAGACTTGGGAATCTCTACTTGTTTGACCGGTTGCGGTTGGTACGTCCCTTGAAGTAATTTCTTCCTTAGTGGCTCATACCATTTCTCAATGTGAGCTTCCACTTCATCCACATCCATACCATCTACACCAGCTGCTCCTTTATTGCGTCTAACCGTTGTAACAGCTGTGCTTAAATTTTCTTTTCTTACGACGAGCTCCATCAAAGATGAAGACTTACGATACATTTCTTTCATTTGACCTAGAGGATGACTCTACACATCTACATACACTTTTGGTTCCACCTTCTCCCTCTGTAGATTGCCAGCCTTTACGGCTGTTTTCTGTAGTCTTCGTCTCCTCTAACCTCCAATCTATACTTTGTATGAGTATTGTTCGGTCCTTCGGTACATTTTCCCTACTATGACCTCGGCTGACTTCTGTCTATTCGTTATTACTACGACTCCTGTCGCTAGACAGACCTCCCCGGGTAAGGCGCGATAACCTTCCACTCATGTCACTGCCTCATTTACTGTATGGGATTCGGGCAGTATCGGACTTTACTTTGTTTTGCAAGCTCGTCCATCCCAAATCAGCCTTCTTATGAGATTCCTATTCGTCAGTGCAAGTGTTTGCCTCTAGCTTCCTTCAGATTCCGCCTCACGGCGGACACCTTTGCTTTTAGCTAACAGTTCCTACTGCCAAGTCTGTAGTGGACTTTCACCACCAAGTTATCGCCCATGCCGAGCGCACGAAAAAAAAAGACTTGGACATTTTAGTTGTCCAAGTCTTTTTAGTAAAGCTATTACATCATGCCGCCGCCCATCATTGATGGGTCCATTCCTTGTGCGCCAGCACCAGATCCACTGTTGGATTCAGGTTCCGGACGATCAGCAACAACTGATTCAGTTGATAGTAGTAATGCAGAAATAGATGCTGCATTTTGTAAAGCAGAACGAACAACTTTGGTAGGATCGACGATACCAGCGTCAACCATGTCGACCCATTGTCCGTCAGTAGCATTAAAGCCAATACCTATTTTTTCGTTCTTCAATTTGTCGATTACAACTGAAGCTTCAAAACCAGCATTTTCAGCAATTTGACGAACAGGTTCTTCTAATGCGCGAACCACAATGCTAATTCCTGTTTTTGCGTCATCATCATTGCCTTCTAATTCAGCTACTTTATTAATTACATTCACTAAGGCTGTTCCACCGCCGGAAACCATGCCTTCTTCAACACCTGCACGAGCTGCGTTCAAGGCGTCTTCAATACGAAGTTTTAATTCTTTTTGTTCTGTTTCTGTTGCTGCACCAACTTTGATGACAGCCACGCCGCCTGCTAATTTAGCAAGACGTTCTTGTAATTTTTCGCGATCAAAGTCAGAAGTTGTTTCATTTACTTGGTTTTTGATCAATTGTACGCGATCTTCGATAGCTGCTGGTTCGCCAGCACCTTCAACAATCGTTGTATTATCTTTATCAACCGTAACTTTACTTGCTTTACCAAGTGAATCCATTGTTGCTTCATTCAAGTTAAGTCCTAGATCTTCAGTAATTACAGTAGCGCCAGTCAACACAGCAATATCTTCTAACATTGCTTTACGACGATCGCCAAATCCAGGTGCTTTAGTTGCAACAACATTAAATGTTCCACGAATTTTATTCAAAACAAGTGTTGGTAAAGCTTCACCATCGATATCATCAGCGATAATCAATAATGGTTTGGATTCTTGTACTACTTGTTCTAATAATGGAAGGATATCTTGGATATTAGATATTTTCTTATCTGTAATCAAAATATAAGGATTGTCTAAATCAGCTTCCATTTTTTCATTGTCCGTTACCATGTATTGGGAAAGATAGCCACGATCAAATTGCATCCCTTCAACGACATCTAATTCAGTATCAATGCCTTGAGAATCTTCAATTGTAATCACACCATCATTACCAACTTTGTCCATTGCATCAGCAATATAGTTGCCCACTTGTTCACTACCAGAAGAAACCGTTCCTACTTGAACAATTCCATCTTTTGATTGAACTGGAGTAGAAATATTTTGCAATTCTTCTACTGCCTTTTGCGTAGCTTTTTCGATACCATGACGAATGCCTAACGGGCTTGCACCAGAAGCAACGTTTTTCAATCCTTCGCTTACAATCGATTGTGCTAATACAGTAGCAGTTGTCGTACCGTCACCAGCAACGTCATTTGTTTTAGAAGCAACTTCTGAAACTAACTGAGCACCCATGTTTTCGAAATGATCTTCTAATTGAATTTCTTTAGCAATTGTAACCCCATCGTTAGTAATAAGAGGAGAACCATAAGATTGTTCCAATACAACATTACGACCTTTAGGGCCCAACGTTACTTTAACTGTATCGGCTAGTTTGCTTACGCCATTAAGCATGGAACGACGTGCGTCTTCTGAAAATTTAATATCTTTTGCCATAATTTCTTCACCTCAAAATAAATTTTTTTATTCTACGATTGCAACGATATCTTTTGCTGAAAAGATCATGTAATCTTGACCATCATATTTCACTTCAGAGCCAGCGTACTTTTCAAATAAAACAGTATCACCAATGCTTACAGGTACTTGGGCTACCTCACCATTTTCAAGTGTACGGCCATCTCCGACAGCGACAACTTTACCTGTTTGTGGTTTTTCTTTAGCAGTAGATGCTAAAACAATGCCACCGACTGTTTTTTCTTCTTCTTCTGAGACTTCGACTAATACGCGGTCACCTAATGGTTTTAACATGAAAGATCCCTCCAAATAAAATCTATAATTTAGTTTTCCGTTGTTAGCACTCTTTATTATAGAGTGCTAACTCACAATTTCAATGGTATCATTTTTCTTTAATATTGCAAGTAGTTAAACCAAATTTTTTTATAAAAGTCAAAAAAAGTCAGTTTTCTTATTTGTTTAAATAAATGAACACTGGATTGTCAATTTTCCGCTAATTTTGTATAATTGATAGATCATTAAAAAATTACAAAAAGGAAGATTATAAATGTCGATAAAAAAATACAGTTTCTTAACTATTCTTCTTTACATCGCTGCTTTTTTTGCACCTATTTTTGCAACTACTAGCCAAGCCAGCACAACAACGACTACCGTTAGTTACCTATTAGGCGCAGTTCTAATGATTTTTTTGTACTATAACCAATCCGCAAAACTTACTTTTGAAAAGGGCCATTCTTCACTGATTTCTATCTTATTTTGGGGCATTGGCGGTATTTTTCTAGCAATCTTTTTACAAACATTAGTCATGCAAGTGGAACAATTTTTTGGTATCCCCATCGAATCACAAAACACGCAAAACATCCTTCAACTTGTTTTACGACAACCTTTATTTGCACTAGCAGCAATGGTAGGCGGACCGATCATGGAAGAGTTTGTTTTTCGACGTGCCTTAATTGGGATTTTTGATTCTTTTTCACTAACTTGGCTTGGTATCGTCATTAGTTCACTTATTTTTGCTTTTATCCATCAAGATGGCCATTTATTGCTATACTTTTCTCTCGGCTTTTTCTTTAGTCTTTTATATAAAAAAACGGGAAAAATTTGGACTTCAATGATCAGCCATGTTGGAATGAACAGTTTAGTTGTTATCGTTAATTTCATAGTAATTAATGGGAATTAAAAAACACCCGAATTGAGCTGGCCTCCAGAGGTTAGACTTTTAGGTCTAACTTTTTGGGGTCGCTACAAATTCGGGTGTTTTTCTTATAGAGTAAATAAATCAGT
This region of Tetragenococcus osmophilus genomic DNA includes:
- a CDS encoding CPBP family intramembrane glutamic endopeptidase; protein product: MSIKKYSFLTILLYIAAFFAPIFATTSQASTTTTTVSYLLGAVLMIFLYYNQSAKLTFEKGHSSLISILFWGIGGIFLAIFLQTLVMQVEQFFGIPIESQNTQNILQLVLRQPLFALAAMVGGPIMEEFVFRRALIGIFDSFSLTWLGIVISSLIFAFIHQDGHLLLYFSLGFFFSLLYKKTGKIWTSMISHVGMNSLVVIVNFIVINGN
- the ltrA gene encoding group II intron reverse transcriptase/maturase produces the protein MKEMYRKSSSLMELVVRKENLSTAVTTVRRNKGAAGVDGMDVDEVEAHIEKWYEPLRKKLLQGTYQPQPVKQVEIPKSNGDKRKLGIPCARDRVVQQAIRQVIEPIIDPHFLPQSHGFRLNKGTHTALKQCVAYYEEGYRVVVDCDLKQCFDTLNHDKLMYHLEQFIQDKAILKVIRKFLMSGVIDLSGEYVERKTGAPQGAVLSPLLCNVYLHELDKELEKRGHQFVRYADDFVIYVKSKRAGERVLKSVTRFIEKDLKLIVNQDKSQVGSPTRLKFLSCLMMKVNGICRFIPTKEAKKKFKAELKRRTSRKRAGDFRTIIKEINQVTRGWIGYFGLGFIRGFIQKEIEPWLHHRIRQLILKRWKAPKTKITKLLSYGLDVDHAKMIGYSRKKYWRLSKTSEVHRTLTNERLHRWGLVSLSALVESAYARY
- the groES gene encoding co-chaperone GroES → MLKPLGDRVLVEVSEEEEKTVGGIVLASTAKEKPQTGKVVAVGDGRTLENGEVAQVPVSIGDTVLFEKYAGSEVKYDGQDYMIFSAKDIVAIVE
- the groL gene encoding chaperonin GroEL (60 kDa chaperone family; promotes refolding of misfolded polypeptides especially under stressful conditions; forms two stacked rings of heptamers to form a barrel-shaped 14mer; ends can be capped by GroES; misfolded proteins enter the barrel where they are refolded when GroES binds), yielding MAKDIKFSEDARRSMLNGVSKLADTVKVTLGPKGRNVVLEQSYGSPLITNDGVTIAKEIQLEDHFENMGAQLVSEVASKTNDVAGDGTTTATVLAQSIVSEGLKNVASGASPLGIRHGIEKATQKAVEELQNISTPVQSKDGIVQVGTVSSGSEQVGNYIADAMDKVGNDGVITIEDSQGIDTELDVVEGMQFDRGYLSQYMVTDNEKMEADLDNPYILITDKKISNIQDILPLLEQVVQESKPLLIIADDIDGEALPTLVLNKIRGTFNVVATKAPGFGDRRKAMLEDIAVLTGATVITEDLGLNLNEATMDSLGKASKVTVDKDNTTIVEGAGEPAAIEDRVQLIKNQVNETTSDFDREKLQERLAKLAGGVAVIKVGAATETEQKELKLRIEDALNAARAGVEEGMVSGGGTALVNVINKVAELEGNDDDAKTGISIVVRALEEPVRQIAENAGFEASVVIDKLKNEKIGIGFNATDGQWVDMVDAGIVDPTKVVRSALQNAASISALLLSTESVVADRPEPESNSGSGAGAQGMDPSMMGGGMM